A stretch of Candidatus Neomarinimicrobiota bacterium DNA encodes these proteins:
- the pdxT gene encoding pyridoxal 5'-phosphate synthase glutaminase subunit PdxT, with translation MTQKELTVGILGFQGAFKKHKQAIERLNHKALIIKYPSELEKVDALIIPGGESTTMTKIWDEMGYYALLKKFDKPIFGTCAGSILLSENPHDDRVKALKKIPASIIRNAYGRQVDSFVDEVRLLFDNKPFKGIFIRAPKIEKIKNGVEILGIHNDVPVFIKFDKYIATTFHPELTDDLRIHKYFIENICLKEKD, from the coding sequence ATGACACAGAAAGAATTAACCGTAGGGATATTAGGATTTCAGGGGGCTTTTAAAAAACACAAACAGGCAATAGAAAGACTAAATCATAAAGCCTTAATAATAAAGTACCCCTCAGAATTAGAAAAGGTTGATGCTCTCATTATACCAGGCGGCGAATCTACAACGATGACAAAAATCTGGGATGAGATGGGTTATTATGCTCTATTAAAGAAATTTGACAAACCAATTTTTGGTACATGTGCTGGATCTATTTTACTGTCAGAAAATCCACACGATGATCGTGTGAAAGCATTAAAGAAAATTCCCGCATCAATCATCAGAAATGCTTACGGTAGGCAGGTAGATTCATTTGTAGATGAGGTCAGGCTACTTTTCGATAACAAACCGTTTAAAGGAATTTTTATCAGAGCTCCAAAAATTGAAAAGATAAAAAATGGTGTTGAAATACTTGGGATTCACAATGATGTTCCTGTTTTTATAAAATTCGATAAATACATAGCAACAACTTTCCATCCAGAATTAACCGATGATTTGAGAATTCATAAATATTTTATTGAAAATATATGTCTAAAAGAAAAGGATTAA
- a CDS encoding 1-deoxy-D-xylulose-5-phosphate synthase: MQISNEEYPLLSKVNYPVDIKELSLEELTKLSAEIRDFIVKTVKKTGGHLAPSLGAVELVLALHYVFDTPRDKLIWDVGHQAYAHKIITGRKEKFDTLRQYNGISGFLKPEESEYDNFGAGHASTSISTAVGFAIARNLKKENYKVVAIIGDGSLTGGLAYEGINNIYRVKGQFLIVLNDNEMSISKNVGLMSYYLTKVRTNPSYIKFRNEVWNALGKLPKGSNILRLLGRKIDESIKNFLVPGLLFEELGLKYYGPIDGHDIEQLTTSLNKIKNLPYPALLHVITKKGKGLTDAENDPTKYHGIGPIEVKSPEEVKINSAVSFSRAFGEIACEIGEKFPDTVFITAAMCEGTGLIEFSKKFPDRFFDVGIAEEHAVTFSAGLAINGLRPIVAIYSTFLQRSFDQIIHDVALQKLPVIFAMDRAGIVGEDGPTHHGSFDISYLNIIPNMIIAAPEDGNELRNLLYTALNQNTKPFAIRYPRDKAYKFDHYKDPEIIEIGKWDLIKKGKDIAILAVGIMTHIAEKAYKSLAIDGIEPTVVYVRFIKPFDEALLDEILSTHSHIITVEENALKGGFGVHIIKYAKDKGFNNKIINLGIPDKFVGQGPRKKLLKDLGLSSENLAEMIKSIYK; encoded by the coding sequence ATGCAAATATCCAACGAGGAATATCCTCTATTATCAAAGGTTAATTACCCTGTAGATATAAAAGAATTGTCACTTGAGGAATTAACTAAATTAAGTGCAGAAATTAGAGATTTTATAGTCAAAACAGTTAAAAAAACTGGTGGTCATCTAGCACCAAGTCTCGGAGCAGTTGAACTTGTGCTGGCACTTCACTATGTCTTTGACACCCCACGCGATAAGCTGATTTGGGATGTGGGACATCAAGCATACGCTCACAAAATTATAACTGGACGCAAGGAAAAATTCGACACTTTAAGACAATATAATGGAATCTCAGGATTCCTCAAACCTGAAGAAAGTGAATACGACAATTTTGGCGCAGGTCATGCAAGTACCTCCATCTCAACTGCAGTTGGCTTCGCAATAGCAAGGAATCTAAAAAAAGAAAATTATAAAGTTGTTGCAATAATTGGTGACGGCTCACTTACAGGTGGTCTGGCATACGAGGGGATAAACAACATCTACCGTGTAAAAGGCCAATTCTTAATAGTTCTGAATGATAATGAAATGTCTATTTCAAAAAATGTAGGTTTAATGTCCTACTATCTAACAAAGGTACGAACAAATCCATCCTACATAAAATTCAGGAATGAAGTCTGGAATGCCCTCGGGAAATTACCTAAGGGATCCAATATTCTAAGATTGCTTGGTCGAAAAATCGATGAATCAATAAAAAATTTCCTTGTGCCAGGATTGTTGTTTGAAGAACTCGGCTTAAAATATTACGGACCCATCGATGGTCATGATATCGAACAACTCACAACATCCCTAAATAAAATCAAAAATCTTCCATACCCTGCCTTATTACACGTAATAACAAAAAAGGGGAAAGGATTAACTGATGCTGAAAACGACCCGACTAAATATCACGGCATAGGTCCCATAGAAGTAAAAAGTCCTGAGGAAGTAAAAATAAATAGTGCTGTATCCTTCAGTAGAGCCTTCGGTGAAATTGCCTGTGAAATAGGTGAAAAATTTCCCGATACGGTTTTTATAACAGCGGCAATGTGTGAAGGAACAGGGCTTATCGAATTCTCTAAAAAATTTCCAGATAGGTTTTTTGATGTAGGTATTGCCGAGGAACACGCAGTCACATTTTCAGCAGGTCTTGCTATCAATGGTTTACGTCCTATTGTTGCTATATATTCAACATTTTTGCAGAGGTCTTTTGATCAAATAATCCACGACGTTGCATTGCAAAAGCTACCCGTTATATTCGCAATGGATAGAGCAGGTATTGTAGGTGAAGATGGTCCCACACATCATGGATCCTTCGATATAAGCTATCTGAATATCATCCCTAACATGATTATTGCTGCTCCGGAGGATGGAAATGAACTTCGTAATCTCTTGTACACTGCACTAAATCAAAACACAAAACCTTTCGCTATAAGGTATCCAAGAGATAAGGCTTACAAGTTTGATCATTATAAGGACCCGGAAATAATTGAAATTGGCAAATGGGATCTAATTAAAAAGGGAAAAGATATAGCTATTCTTGCTGTGGGTATAATGACTCATATTGCAGAAAAAGCCTATAAATCTCTTGCAATAGATGGTATAGAGCCAACTGTTGTATATGTTAGATTTATAAAACCTTTTGACGAAGCACTACTGGATGAGATTCTGTCAACTCATTCACACATAATAACTGTTGAAGAAAATGCATTAAAGGGCGGGTTTGGTGTTCATATTATTAAATATGCTAAGGACAAAGGATTCAATAACAAAATAATAAATCTTGGTATCCCTGATAAATTCGTAGGTCAGGGACCCAGAAAGAAGCTTTTAAAAGATTTAGGATTATCTTCGGAAAATTTAGCAGAAATGATAAAATCGATATATAAATAA
- a CDS encoding carbon starvation protein A, which produces MNAIILLLLALCGFFLSYKFYATFLQDKIFKLETNLITPAHQINDGLDYVPTRKSILFGHHFATIAGLGPILGPAIGVIWGWLPAFLWIVFGSIFLGAVHDFSILIVSLKNKGLYIGELAEKFIGKRVKIIFQVLVFFMLSLAMGVFVLIIAILFNMYKEAVIPTLSLIFIAIIIGILFRKYNLNLITGALIGLILISLSIILGVKYPIVNVSQTAWICILLFYAYFASVLPVWLLLQPRDYLNAYLLFFGLISMFLGILIIRPEIVAPAINNRAPDLPPLFPFLFITIACGAISGFHNLASSGTTVRQLDRTKDAKLIGYGGMLTEGLLATLVLIAVSAGITKAKWFSHYESWAKAGGLQPKLEAFITGASSFLSKLGIPTSIGQLLLSIMVVSFALTTLDSATRLLRYNVEELSRTVKFKYLQNRFISTLIAIAAIGYFALMKAGNQPIGLILWKLFGSTNQLLAALGLLVITMFVIKNKSNPVYVFIPMLFILTMTIWAIIAQLINFIGVENKIYSLIILSILILFLTIWLLIETIISYLKLKKN; this is translated from the coding sequence ATGAACGCAATTATTTTACTTCTTCTTGCATTATGCGGTTTTTTTCTATCCTATAAATTTTATGCAACATTTCTACAGGATAAAATTTTTAAACTTGAAACCAATCTTATTACCCCAGCTCATCAAATAAATGATGGACTGGATTACGTCCCCACTAGAAAAAGCATTCTTTTTGGCCACCACTTTGCCACAATAGCAGGATTGGGACCTATACTTGGTCCCGCAATAGGTGTTATCTGGGGATGGCTTCCAGCATTTCTCTGGATAGTGTTTGGATCCATATTTCTTGGTGCAGTTCATGATTTTAGTATCTTAATTGTATCATTAAAGAACAAAGGGCTCTATATTGGAGAGCTTGCTGAAAAATTTATCGGCAAAAGGGTGAAAATAATTTTTCAGGTTCTTGTCTTTTTTATGCTCTCACTCGCAATGGGAGTTTTTGTCCTAATTATTGCTATCCTTTTCAATATGTATAAAGAAGCAGTTATTCCAACTTTGAGCTTGATATTTATAGCTATAATAATTGGCATACTATTCAGAAAATATAATTTAAATCTTATTACTGGCGCATTAATTGGACTTATTTTAATTTCGTTAAGCATAATTCTGGGTGTAAAATATCCAATTGTAAATGTTAGCCAAACTGCATGGATATGTATACTATTATTTTATGCCTACTTTGCCTCTGTTCTCCCTGTGTGGTTACTTTTACAACCCCGAGACTATCTAAATGCATACCTGTTATTTTTTGGATTGATAAGCATGTTTTTAGGAATTTTAATAATAAGACCGGAAATAGTTGCACCAGCTATTAACAATAGAGCTCCAGATTTACCACCACTATTCCCGTTTCTTTTTATTACCATTGCCTGTGGTGCAATAAGTGGATTCCATAACCTGGCATCATCCGGCACGACTGTGAGACAGCTGGATAGAACGAAAGATGCCAAATTAATAGGGTATGGAGGGATGCTTACAGAGGGATTACTTGCTACCCTAGTCTTGATAGCAGTCTCTGCCGGTATTACTAAAGCTAAATGGTTTTCACATTACGAAAGCTGGGCAAAAGCTGGTGGACTACAGCCAAAGCTGGAAGCTTTTATAACTGGTGCATCATCGTTTTTAAGCAAGCTTGGTATTCCAACAAGCATAGGACAGCTATTATTATCAATTATGGTTGTATCATTCGCACTTACTACACTTGACTCAGCAACCAGGCTTTTAAGATATAATGTTGAAGAGTTATCAAGGACAGTAAAATTTAAATATTTACAAAATAGATTTATCTCCACTCTGATAGCTATAGCTGCTATTGGATACTTTGCTTTAATGAAAGCTGGAAATCAGCCTATCGGCCTGATCCTGTGGAAATTATTCGGCTCAACAAACCAATTACTGGCTGCGCTTGGTCTACTGGTCATAACAATGTTCGTCATAAAAAATAAATCAAACCCCGTATATGTTTTTATACCAATGCTTTTTATTCTAACAATGACAATCTGGGCTATAATAGCCCAGCTGATAAATTTCATAGGGGTAGAAAATAAAATCTATTCGTTAATAATTTTATCAATTTTAATCTTATTTTTAACCATATGGCTTCTTATAGAAACAATTATCTCCTA